A DNA window from Pseudomonadota bacterium contains the following coding sequences:
- a CDS encoding glycosyltransferase, whose protein sequence is MGKSALNGETRKTIIAIAQADILVGIPSYNNEKTIGHVTEAIKLGLAKYYPASRAVLFNSDGGSDDRTRAVFERTAKTDSYDTFFIIKPQFPLENLSSKYIGIPGKGSAFKAIFEAAHMLGVKACAVLDSDLRSITPEWIQLLLAPVLAKDYGYVCPFYRRYKYDGTITNSIAFPFTRALYGRRVRQPIGGDFGFSGKLLELYLKQDVWDTDVTRFGIDIWMTTTAIVNGFKICQSFMGAKIHDVKDPGSDLGPMFIQVVGTIFSLMGTYESHWQKVVGSRPTAILGFQAETAPKPLNVNVSRMMTKFTDGISTYTSAYQQILSEQVFAKLMEVTEMAGNNIDFPKTLWVKVIFDYAVFYQTAQDRQQLLQSLIPLYYGFISSFVHETENLDDYQAEEVIEELCQIYEDSKPYLVERWQQNKH, encoded by the coding sequence ATGGGCAAAAGTGCTCTTAACGGTGAAACCCGAAAAACCATTATTGCCATTGCTCAGGCTGACATTCTGGTTGGAATCCCCAGCTATAACAATGAAAAAACCATCGGTCATGTTACTGAAGCCATTAAACTGGGACTGGCAAAATATTATCCCGCTTCACGGGCGGTACTCTTTAATTCGGATGGCGGTTCTGATGATCGAACCAGAGCGGTTTTTGAGCGTACTGCCAAAACTGATTCTTATGACACTTTTTTCATCATTAAGCCACAGTTCCCCCTGGAAAACTTAAGCAGCAAATATATCGGCATTCCCGGTAAAGGTTCTGCATTCAAGGCCATTTTTGAGGCGGCACACATGCTTGGAGTCAAAGCCTGCGCCGTCCTGGATTCAGATTTACGCAGCATTACCCCTGAATGGATACAATTGCTGCTGGCTCCCGTGCTGGCTAAAGACTATGGCTACGTCTGCCCATTTTACCGCCGCTACAAGTATGACGGAACTATTACCAACAGTATCGCCTTTCCTTTTACCCGAGCCCTCTATGGTCGGCGGGTTCGCCAGCCTATTGGGGGGGATTTCGGCTTTTCCGGCAAGCTCCTGGAGCTTTACCTCAAACAGGATGTCTGGGATACCGATGTTACCCGTTTCGGCATCGACATCTGGATGACTACCACCGCCATTGTTAATGGTTTTAAGATCTGCCAGTCATTCATGGGGGCGAAAATCCATGATGTCAAGGATCCCGGATCGGATCTGGGACCCATGTTCATCCAGGTGGTCGGTACCATTTTTTCCCTGATGGGCACCTATGAATCCCATTGGCAGAAAGTTGTCGGCAGCCGGCCTACGGCAATTTTGGGATTCCAAGCGGAAACCGCGCCCAAGCCGCTGAATGTTAACGTCTCCCGGATGATGACCAAATTTACTGACGGAATTTCAACTTATACGTCTGCATACCAGCAGATTCTTTCTGAACAAGTTTTTGCAAAGTTGATGGAAGTCACTGAAATGGCCGGAAATAATATAGACTTTCCCAAAACACTATGGGTTAAAGTGATTTTTGATTACGCAGTATTTTACCAGACAGCTCAGGACCGCCAGCAGCTCCTGCAGTCTTTAATACCCCTCTATTATGGATTTATTTCATCATTTGTCCATGAAACTGAAAACCTGGATGACTACCAGGCTGAAGAAGTAATCGAAGAACTCTGCCAGATTTATGAAGACAGCAAACCATACCTGGTTGAACGATGGCAGCAAAATAAGCACTGA
- a CDS encoding response regulator gives MESKKKILSIDDEENIRLLLSCELEDEGYEVIGLGDPQQAMKMIEDEQPDIIILDIKMPQLSGIELLKMIRDKYYDLPVILLSAYSTFKRDVAAMASDYYVVKSADLNELKKLIKKILKTQL, from the coding sequence ATGGAAAGCAAGAAAAAGATTCTCTCAATTGACGACGAGGAAAATATCCGTTTACTGTTATCCTGTGAGCTCGAGGATGAAGGCTATGAGGTCATCGGTCTGGGGGACCCACAGCAGGCAATGAAGATGATCGAAGATGAGCAACCTGACATCATCATACTGGACATTAAAATGCCGCAGTTAAGCGGCATTGAGCTGTTAAAAATGATCCGGGACAAATACTATGACTTACCGGTTATCCTCTTATCGGCTTACAGTACTTTCAAACGGGATGTCGCAGCCATGGCCTCAGATTACTATGTGGTTAAATCTGCCGACCTGAACGAGTTGAAAAAACTGATTAAAAAGATTTTAAAAACTCAGCTGTAA